The region CGTTTTCCCCGCTGTCCTTCTGATGACTCTGGCCGGTTTTTCCGCTGCCAGAGCGCAATCCACGCCTTCACCCGCCCCTCAGTTCATCGCGCCGAAGGTGGACGTCTTCAAGGAACTGCGCGTCATTTCCGGCGTGACGGTCTCCGGGAACGGTGAGCTCACGTTCGTCGGCTCGGACGCCAAGATCCACCGCACCGACGCCACCGGCAGCTCGCGCTGGGTGTTCCCGGTGGGCGACATCGGCCGCGCGTACCCGGTCGTGACTCCGCAGGGCGTAACCATCGCCGCGTCCTACGACGACACCGTGTACGCCCTGGACCCCGCCGGGAAGCTGCTGTGGAAACTGAAGCTGGACGGGGACATCTTCGCCACGCCCGCGCTGCGCATCGACGGCAGCGTGATCGTCGCCACGGCGGGCGGCACCATTCACGCGCTCAGTCCCGCCGGGAAGACCCTGTGGACGTACAAGGTCGGCGCGCCCGTGTTCAGCAGCCCCGCGATCGGCCCGGACGGCACGGTGTACTTCGGCGCGCAGAACAACCGCATGCACGCCCTGACGCCGGGCGGGCAGCTGAAGTGGGCGTACACGGCGGGTTCGCTGGTGTTCAGCTCCCCGGCCGTCGGGCCGGACGGCAGCGTGTACTTCGGCAGCAGCGACCGCCGCATCCACGCGGTCGGGCCGGACGGCCAGCCGAAGTGGACGGTCCTGACCGGGCTGTTCGTGAACGCCAGCCCGATCATCACGAGCGGCGGGCTGGTCGTGGTGGGCAGTTACGACGGCAATGTGTACGCCGTGAACACCAGCGGCGAGACCGAATGGACGTACCGCGCCGGTGCCGGGGTGGCGGGCAGCGCCGTGGAACTCAGTGACGGGTCCGTGATCGTCCCGGACCTGAGCGGCACCGTGCACGCCATCGGGAAGGCCGGGCAGGCACTGTGGCAGATCAAGACCGGCAAGAAGATCGACACGGGGATCAGCGTCAGCGATCAGGGGAGCCTGTACTTCGTGACGGACGGCGGCGGCCTGAACATCGTGCAGAAGCAGCGGCCACTGGCGGTGGGGCCATGGACGACCTTCCACGGCGCGCCGAACCCGGTGGGGCGCGTGCCCACGCCCATCGAGCTGCAGGCGCAGACGCAGGCGCGCCGCGCGGCGGCCAGCGCGGTCGTGGCGGCCCTGAAGCCGGCCACGCCGGTCGCGACAGCCCCGGCGCAGCCCGCTCGGCCCCCGCAGCCCACCCAGCCGGCCCAACCCACTCAGCCAGCGCAACCCACCCAGCCCGCGCAGCCGACCCAACCGGCCCAGCCGACCCGACCAGCGCAGCCCACGACGCCGACGCAACCTACCCAGCCCGCCCAGCCGACCCAACCCACCCAGCCTGCGCAACCCACCCAGCCTGCCCAACCCGCCTTGACGCCGGAGCAGTTCGCGGCGGCGGCGGGGCAGCAGGCGCGCGTCGCGGACGGGCAGCTGTTCCTGCCGCTGACCGAGGTGGCCGGAGCGCTGGGCCTGACCGTTCGGAACGTGACGGTGCGGACCGCGACGCTGCGGGTGCAGGCGCAGAACCTCCCGGTGACGGTGCGGCTGTTCGACCGGGTGGCGTTCGTGCCGCTGGCCGCACTGGCGGACCTGCCGGGCGCGCAGGTGCGGCTGGTGTCCGGCGCGGCGCGCGGCGTGGAACTGGGTGTGGCGGGGCGTACGGCGGTGTTCCCCGTGAACGTGGCGCGCCTGCTGAGCCTGCAGTCCGGCGCGGAGTTCGCCGTGGACGCGCGCTGACAGCAGCATTCGGAGGTCTTGAAGGGGTGTCCCAGGACCTCTGAATCGAGCGGAGCGGGCACCTGGGCAGGACAGCGGTTGACCGTGGCGTTGAGGGGCGTGCTCCTGGCCCCTGGGCGGAACTGGCAACCGCTGTGAGCGGAGCGGTCCGGCGGCCTGTGGATGGGGGGGTGGGTGGACGCCTGCGCTCCTGCCCGGGCCGCCAGCCCATCCGGGTGATGCTTTAAAAAATAAACTGTGCGTGGCTGACCATCCCCAATCGTGCCCGGTGGTACCCTTCAACCATGACGGGCAACACCCAGAACTACGACGTGGTCATCGTCGGCGGCGGCCCCGCCGGCCTCACCGCCGCGATCTACACCGGCCGCGCCAGCCTCAGCACCCTGATCCTCGAAAAGGGCCTCCCCGGCGGGCAGATCGCCCAGACCGAGGAAGTCGAGAACTACCCCGGCTTCCCCGAACCCATCAGCGGCATGGAACTCGCCAGCCGCATGCAGCAGCAGGCCGAGAAGTTCGGCGGCATCATCGAGATGGACGAGGTCCAGAGCATCACCCGCACCGACGACGACCGCGAACACGCCTACCCCTTCACCGTCACCGGGTACAGCGGCACGTACCGCGCCAAGGCCGTGATCCTCGCCACCGGCGCGAACCCCAAACGCCTGTACGTGCCCGGCGAGGAGCACTTCTGGGGCAAGGGCGTCAGCACCTGCGCCACCTGCGACGGCTTCTTCTACCGCGGCAAGAAGGTCGTCGTGGTGGGCGGCGGGGACGCCGCCGTCGAGGAAGGCCTGTTCCTGACCAAGTTCGCCGACGAGGTCACCCTGATCCACCGCCGCGATACCCTGCGCGCCAACAAGGTCGCCCAGGCCCGCGCGTTCGCGAACCCCAAGATGAAATTCATCTGGGACACCGCCGTCGAGGAAATCAAGGGCGAGGACACCGTCACCGGCGTCCGCCTGAAGAACCTCAAGACCGGCGAGGAGACCGACATGAGCACCGACGGCGTGTTCATCTTCATCGGCCACACCCCCAACACCGAATTCGTCAAGGACACCGTCAAGCTGCGCCCCGACGGGTACGTGGACGTCACCGACGAGATCTACACCAGCGTACCGATGCTGTTCGCCGCCGGGGACGTCAGCGACTACATCTACCGCCAGCTGGGCACCAGCGTCGGCGCCGGGACCCGCGCCGCCATGAGCGCCGAACGCGCCCTGGCCGCCCTGGAACTCGAAACCGAGACCGCCGCCGACTGATCGTCGCCCCGCCGGGACGCTCTGGGATCTCCCGGGGCGTCCCGCTCCGTTGACCAGAGTTCTCTAAAACCGGGGGCGCCCGCATCCGTACTATGCTCAGCGCATGCCGCGCCGTTCCCTCCTCGCCCGACTCCGCCGCAAGGCCAACGGGTACGCAGCCAAGGCCCGCCGCCTGCTGCGCAGCGTGAACGCCGAGGACGCCCACCCCGACGACCCCTGGGCCGAGCACCTGCTCACCCCCGCCGAGCAGGTCGTGTACCGCGCCATGGACCCCCGCGACCGCGAGCACGCCTGCCGCGTCACCCGGCACCTGCTGCGCGACCACCCGCACGCCGACCCCGAACTGATCGCCGCCGCACTGCTGCACGACTGCGGCAAGAGCCTGCGCCCCTACTCCCTGTGGGAACGCGTGCTGGTCGGGTTGATTCCCAACCGGCTGTCCCGCGTGCTGCCGCCCGTCGGGGCAGTCGGCATCCGCGCGCACCACCCGGAACTCGGCGCGCGGCTGCTGGCACACGCGGGCGCGCGACCCCGCGTCGCGCGGCTGGTCGCCCGGCACCACCACCCGGGCGGGGACCCGGAGGCCATGCTCCTGCACCTCTACGACGATCAGGAGTAGCTGAAACGCAGCGGCGCCGCCCATCCATGCCGGGGGCGGCGCCGCTCTGGTTCAGGGTTTACTCGTGGTCGTGGTCGCCGTCGCTGTGCGCGTGCCCGTGGTCGAGTTCCTCGGGCGTGGCGTCACGGACGTTCAGGACCTTCACGTCGAAGTTCAGGACCATCCCGGCCAGGGGCGGGTTGAAATCCACCTTGACGGTGTCGCCGCTGACGTCCATCACGGTGAAGGGGATGACGCTGCCGTCCTCGGCC is a window of Deinococcus grandis DNA encoding:
- a CDS encoding outer membrane protein assembly factor BamB family protein, with the translated sequence MDVFKELRVISGVTVSGNGELTFVGSDAKIHRTDATGSSRWVFPVGDIGRAYPVVTPQGVTIAASYDDTVYALDPAGKLLWKLKLDGDIFATPALRIDGSVIVATAGGTIHALSPAGKTLWTYKVGAPVFSSPAIGPDGTVYFGAQNNRMHALTPGGQLKWAYTAGSLVFSSPAVGPDGSVYFGSSDRRIHAVGPDGQPKWTVLTGLFVNASPIITSGGLVVVGSYDGNVYAVNTSGETEWTYRAGAGVAGSAVELSDGSVIVPDLSGTVHAIGKAGQALWQIKTGKKIDTGISVSDQGSLYFVTDGGGLNIVQKQRPLAVGPWTTFHGAPNPVGRVPTPIELQAQTQARRAAASAVVAALKPATPVATAPAQPARPPQPTQPAQPTQPAQPTQPAQPTQPAQPTRPAQPTTPTQPTQPAQPTQPTQPAQPTQPAQPALTPEQFAAAAGQQARVADGQLFLPLTEVAGALGLTVRNVTVRTATLRVQAQNLPVTVRLFDRVAFVPLAALADLPGAQVRLVSGAARGVELGVAGRTAVFPVNVARLLSLQSGAEFAVDAR
- a CDS encoding HD domain-containing protein produces the protein MPRRSLLARLRRKANGYAAKARRLLRSVNAEDAHPDDPWAEHLLTPAEQVVYRAMDPRDREHACRVTRHLLRDHPHADPELIAAALLHDCGKSLRPYSLWERVLVGLIPNRLSRVLPPVGAVGIRAHHPELGARLLAHAGARPRVARLVARHHHPGGDPEAMLLHLYDDQE
- the trxB gene encoding thioredoxin-disulfide reductase, yielding MTGNTQNYDVVIVGGGPAGLTAAIYTGRASLSTLILEKGLPGGQIAQTEEVENYPGFPEPISGMELASRMQQQAEKFGGIIEMDEVQSITRTDDDREHAYPFTVTGYSGTYRAKAVILATGANPKRLYVPGEEHFWGKGVSTCATCDGFFYRGKKVVVVGGGDAAVEEGLFLTKFADEVTLIHRRDTLRANKVAQARAFANPKMKFIWDTAVEEIKGEDTVTGVRLKNLKTGEETDMSTDGVFIFIGHTPNTEFVKDTVKLRPDGYVDVTDEIYTSVPMLFAAGDVSDYIYRQLGTSVGAGTRAAMSAERALAALELETETAAD